From a region of the Zingiber officinale cultivar Zhangliang chromosome 4B, Zo_v1.1, whole genome shotgun sequence genome:
- the LOC121975167 gene encoding uncharacterized protein LOC121975167 isoform X2 — protein MMPGLAISLLLLATCAMSQMMSVSSWCPRQSETKFVQKTNKFWEFEEQRNTWVEISLPYDLISCVDDNCSKVASIVDMDQKQSGLASQDEPEDHDAALPLRRRISLTRMSEASVWVTGQSGSIFERFWNGVKWVIAPHELPGPTARAISVFIVNQTILALSEAGQLYQLQVNENSQPIWIEFMFASLESGRTEEELSSNVQIKSGVVSHDGERLYLSTVTGTLLEISEFHPLRWEDHGRPQGGDNSAIADTGALRPGIVFTISSSGNLYEFDKGSKPSWKKHIWSDPSVNQTSLETTGGCALHGLAGAHSSSLFLLTKEGLLVERRLHKRKWKWEVHGAPKGHHLSAFTNVQRSELNEKSYSLFVTTTTGCVFEYQLSSHPGGSNWHRIEGTWENHAHPNNAKIARGVPGIETQSGRIIFALDDGRLGELHLPGHGGEASGPTQLSSLRRRTSHKYEWSLLDSPETEGWNAEYCTDERGPFNCMLGTKAVISNFKLRKVEEHQHYIPLSKHKASRIESSNFLTSSIDKNFRMRLMYPDKSFFLITDTGLTFEYLYTDRDWIWLRHEHIEAIRGAVGSYNGSLFLVDANGNLLIRERTTNELSWINCTAMRKGRQVVTGAPWDVTIGRAHKATIEDSLFFVSKKGRLMQFMVSLRKFQWKDCHSPPDTKIAFIVDQEIFRKNIIFVVGHNGGLYQYNRITELWHKHYQSPHLVLSGAPGTAIRPSALALAGSIFMISEAGGLVEYNWDSLGGWEWVEHGTPYRDVLLVGAPGPCFDGTQLFLIGSDGQVYRRHSDQQTWKWTCHGYPYHEHSASEEDRRSKVDANCAIDDQNNLHHSHMHNRNCNEKVAPVRPMPFSEDSVIFELQDGRLAELRRSLRTELATEEGWEWVRIIGTPTSSCLRDGYWTTMAS, from the exons ATGATGCCTGGTTTGGCCATCAGTCTCCTCCTCCTGGCAACATGTGCCATGTCTCAGATGATGTCTGTTTCTTCATGGTGCCCGAGACAATCAGAAACAAAATTTGTACAGAAAACCAACAAGTTTTGGGAGTTCGAGGAGCAAAGGAACACCTGGGTGGAGATCAGTCTGCCTTATGATCTCATCTCCTGTGTCGATGATAACTGCAGCAAAGTTGCATCCATTGTGGACATGGACCAGAAGCAATCTGGGCTTGCGTCTCAAGACGAGCCAGAGGACCATGATGCTGCTCTGCCTCTAAGAAGAAGAATCTCCCTAACCAGGATGTCAGAGGCATCTGTTTGGGTGACAGGGCAGAGCGGATCGATCTTCGAGAGGTTCTGGAATGGTGTGAAGTGGGTGATTGCTCCACATGAACTCCCAGGTCCAACTGCTAGAGCTATTTCAGTTTTCATAGTCAATCAGACTATTCTTGCTCTATCAGAAGCAGGGCAGCTATATCAG CTGCAAGTGAATGAGAATTCTCAGCCGATTTGGATCGAGTTTATGTTTGCGTCTCTAGAAAGTGGAAGAACTGAAGAGGAGTTGAGTTCAAATGTTCAGATCAAGTCTGGTGTTGTATCCCATGATGGAGA GAGGCTTTACTTGTCGACAGTAACTGGGACCTTGTTAGAGATCAGTGAGTTCCATCCCTTGAG GTGGGAGGATCATGGTCGACCGCAAGGCGGAGATAATTCGGCTATAGCAGACACAGGGGCTCTCAGACCAGGCATTGTTTTCACAATAAG CTCTAGTGGAAACTTGTACGAGTTCGACAAGGGGTCGAAGCCATCATGGAAGAAACACATTTGGAGTGACCCTTCTGTCAATCAAACTTCTTTGGAGACAACAGGAGGGTGTGCTTTACATGGCCTAGCAGGAGCACACTCATCATCTCTATTTCTGTTAACTAAG GAGGGCCTTTTGGTAGAGCGGCGATTGCACAAAAGGAAGTGGAAGTGGGAAGTCCATGGAGCTCCTAAGGGACATCACCTGAGTGCTTTCACAAATGTTCAACGAAGTGAACTAAATGAGAAGTCATATTCATTGTTTGTTACCACAACAACCGGCTGTGTGTTTGAGTATCAGCTTAGTAGCCATCCAG GTGGCAGTAACTGGCACAGAATTGAAGGGACTTGGGAAAATCATGCGCATCCAAACAATGCCAAGATTGCAAGAGGAGTGCCAGGCATAGAGACACAGAGTGGGAGGATAATTTTCGCACTGGATGATGGTCGACTAGGGGAGCTCCATTTGCCTGGACACGGAGGTGAAGCGTCTGGTCCAACTCAATTGAGCAGTTTAAGAAGGAGAACTTCACACAAGTATGAATGGTCTCTCTTAGATAGCCCCGAAACCGAAGGATGGAACGCTGAGTATTGCACCGATGAGCGTGGACCATTCAATTGTATGTTGGGAACAAAAGCTGTGATATCAAACTTTAAACTGCGAAAAGTGGAAGAACACCAGCACTATATACCTCTGAGCAAACACAAAGCTAGCCGGATCGAATCCTCCAATTTTCTAACAAGTAGCATTGATAAGAACTTCCGAATGCGACTGATGTACCCTGATAAGTCCTTTTTTCTGATAACAGACACAGGCTTGACTTTTGAGTATCTATATACAGACAGGGATTGGATATGGCTAAGGCATGAACATATAGAAGCTATAAGAGGGGCAGTAGGAAGCTACAATGGTAGTTTATTTCTAGTCGATGCGAACGGAAACTTGCTAATCAGAGAAAGAACTACAAATGAACTGTCATGGATCAACTGCACTGCCATGAGAAAGGGAAGGCAGGTAGTGACAGGAGCTCCATGGGATGTAACAATCGGTAGAGCTCACAAAGCGACGATCGAAGATAGTCTCTTCTTTGTTAGCAAGAAAGGGAGGTTGATGCAGTTCATGGTCTCGCTACGAAAATTCCAGTGGAAAGATTGCCACAGTCCTCCTGATACCAAAATTGCATTCATTGTGGATCAAGAAATTTTCAGGAAGAACATCATATTTGTTGTTGGGCACAATGGTGGCCTATATCAGTACAACAGAATCACAGAGCTATGGCACAAACACTACCAGTCCCCTCATTTAGTCCTCTCAGGAGCCCCTGGCACGGCAATCAGACCGTCTGCACTAGCATTAGCCGGCTCGATATTTATGATTTCGGAGGCTGGAGGATTGGTCGAGTACAATTGGGACTCACTGGGCGGATGGGAGTGGGTCGAGCACGGGACACCGTATCGAGACGTGTTGCTTGTTGGTGCACCAGGTCCATGTTTTGATGGCACTCAGTTGTTCCTCATTGGATCAGATGGCCAGGTTTACAGAAGACATAGTGATCAACAGACTTGGAAATGGACATGCCACGGCTACCCATATCACGAACATTCAGCATCGGAAGAAGATCGAAGGTCGAAAGTCGATGCTAACTGTGCCATTGATGACCAGAACAACCTCCATCACTCACACATGCACAACAGAAATTGCAATGAGAAG GTGGCACCAGTGAGACCGATGCCATTCTCTGAAGATTCAGTGATCTTTGAATTACAAGATGGCAGG CTAGCAGAACTGAGGAGGTCACTGAGGACAGAATTAGCAACAGAAGAAGGCTGGGAATGGGTGCGTATCATCGGCACGCCGACAAGCTCCTGCCTCAGAGATGGTTACTGGACTACCATGGCCTCATAA
- the LOC121975167 gene encoding uncharacterized protein LOC121975167 isoform X3, with protein sequence MMPGLAISLLLLATCAMSQMMSVSSWCPRQSETKFVQKTNKFWEFEEQRNTWVEISLPYDLISCVDDNCSKVASIVDMDQKQSGLASQDEPEDHDAALPLRRRISLTRMSEASVWVTGQSGSIFERFWNGVKWVIAPHELPGPTARAISVFIVNQTILALSEAGQLYQLQVNENSQPIWIEFMFASLESGRTEEELSSNVQIKSGVVSHDGERLYLSTVTGTLLEISEFHPLRWEDHGRPQGGDNSAIADTGALRPGIVFTISSSGNLYEFDKGSKPSWKKHIWSDPSVNQTSLETTGGCALHGLAGAHSSSLFLLTKEGLLVERRLHKRKWKWEVHGAPKGHHLSAFTNVQRSELNEKSYSLFVTTTTGCVFEYQLSSHPGGGSNWHRIEGTWENHAHPNNAKIARGVPGIETQSGRIIFALDDGRLGELHLPGHGGEASGPTQLSSLRRRTSHKYEWSLLDSPETEGWNAEYCTDERGPFNCMLGTKAVISNFKLRKVEEHQHYIPLSKHKASRIESSNFLTSSIDKNFRMRLMYPDKSFFLITDTGLTFEYLYTDRDWIWLRHEHIEAIRGAVGSYNGSLFLVDANGNLLIRERTTNELSWINCTAMRKGRQVVTGAPWDVTIGRAHKATIEDSLFFVSKKGRLMQFMVSLRKFQWKDCHSPPDTKIAFIVDQEIFRKNIIFVVGHNGGLYQYNRITELWHKHYQSPHLVLSGAPGTAIRPSALALAGSIFMISEAGGLVEYNWDSLGGWEWVEHGTPYRDVLLVGAPGPCFDGTQLFLIGSDGQVYRRHSDQQTWKWTCHGYPYHEHSASEEDRRSKVDANCAIDDQNNLHHSHMHNRNCNEKVAPVRPMPFSEDSVIFELQDGRLASD encoded by the exons ATGATGCCTGGTTTGGCCATCAGTCTCCTCCTCCTGGCAACATGTGCCATGTCTCAGATGATGTCTGTTTCTTCATGGTGCCCGAGACAATCAGAAACAAAATTTGTACAGAAAACCAACAAGTTTTGGGAGTTCGAGGAGCAAAGGAACACCTGGGTGGAGATCAGTCTGCCTTATGATCTCATCTCCTGTGTCGATGATAACTGCAGCAAAGTTGCATCCATTGTGGACATGGACCAGAAGCAATCTGGGCTTGCGTCTCAAGACGAGCCAGAGGACCATGATGCTGCTCTGCCTCTAAGAAGAAGAATCTCCCTAACCAGGATGTCAGAGGCATCTGTTTGGGTGACAGGGCAGAGCGGATCGATCTTCGAGAGGTTCTGGAATGGTGTGAAGTGGGTGATTGCTCCACATGAACTCCCAGGTCCAACTGCTAGAGCTATTTCAGTTTTCATAGTCAATCAGACTATTCTTGCTCTATCAGAAGCAGGGCAGCTATATCAG CTGCAAGTGAATGAGAATTCTCAGCCGATTTGGATCGAGTTTATGTTTGCGTCTCTAGAAAGTGGAAGAACTGAAGAGGAGTTGAGTTCAAATGTTCAGATCAAGTCTGGTGTTGTATCCCATGATGGAGA GAGGCTTTACTTGTCGACAGTAACTGGGACCTTGTTAGAGATCAGTGAGTTCCATCCCTTGAG GTGGGAGGATCATGGTCGACCGCAAGGCGGAGATAATTCGGCTATAGCAGACACAGGGGCTCTCAGACCAGGCATTGTTTTCACAATAAG CTCTAGTGGAAACTTGTACGAGTTCGACAAGGGGTCGAAGCCATCATGGAAGAAACACATTTGGAGTGACCCTTCTGTCAATCAAACTTCTTTGGAGACAACAGGAGGGTGTGCTTTACATGGCCTAGCAGGAGCACACTCATCATCTCTATTTCTGTTAACTAAG GAGGGCCTTTTGGTAGAGCGGCGATTGCACAAAAGGAAGTGGAAGTGGGAAGTCCATGGAGCTCCTAAGGGACATCACCTGAGTGCTTTCACAAATGTTCAACGAAGTGAACTAAATGAGAAGTCATATTCATTGTTTGTTACCACAACAACCGGCTGTGTGTTTGAGTATCAGCTTAGTAGCCATCCAG GAGGTGGCAGTAACTGGCACAGAATTGAAGGGACTTGGGAAAATCATGCGCATCCAAACAATGCCAAGATTGCAAGAGGAGTGCCAGGCATAGAGACACAGAGTGGGAGGATAATTTTCGCACTGGATGATGGTCGACTAGGGGAGCTCCATTTGCCTGGACACGGAGGTGAAGCGTCTGGTCCAACTCAATTGAGCAGTTTAAGAAGGAGAACTTCACACAAGTATGAATGGTCTCTCTTAGATAGCCCCGAAACCGAAGGATGGAACGCTGAGTATTGCACCGATGAGCGTGGACCATTCAATTGTATGTTGGGAACAAAAGCTGTGATATCAAACTTTAAACTGCGAAAAGTGGAAGAACACCAGCACTATATACCTCTGAGCAAACACAAAGCTAGCCGGATCGAATCCTCCAATTTTCTAACAAGTAGCATTGATAAGAACTTCCGAATGCGACTGATGTACCCTGATAAGTCCTTTTTTCTGATAACAGACACAGGCTTGACTTTTGAGTATCTATATACAGACAGGGATTGGATATGGCTAAGGCATGAACATATAGAAGCTATAAGAGGGGCAGTAGGAAGCTACAATGGTAGTTTATTTCTAGTCGATGCGAACGGAAACTTGCTAATCAGAGAAAGAACTACAAATGAACTGTCATGGATCAACTGCACTGCCATGAGAAAGGGAAGGCAGGTAGTGACAGGAGCTCCATGGGATGTAACAATCGGTAGAGCTCACAAAGCGACGATCGAAGATAGTCTCTTCTTTGTTAGCAAGAAAGGGAGGTTGATGCAGTTCATGGTCTCGCTACGAAAATTCCAGTGGAAAGATTGCCACAGTCCTCCTGATACCAAAATTGCATTCATTGTGGATCAAGAAATTTTCAGGAAGAACATCATATTTGTTGTTGGGCACAATGGTGGCCTATATCAGTACAACAGAATCACAGAGCTATGGCACAAACACTACCAGTCCCCTCATTTAGTCCTCTCAGGAGCCCCTGGCACGGCAATCAGACCGTCTGCACTAGCATTAGCCGGCTCGATATTTATGATTTCGGAGGCTGGAGGATTGGTCGAGTACAATTGGGACTCACTGGGCGGATGGGAGTGGGTCGAGCACGGGACACCGTATCGAGACGTGTTGCTTGTTGGTGCACCAGGTCCATGTTTTGATGGCACTCAGTTGTTCCTCATTGGATCAGATGGCCAGGTTTACAGAAGACATAGTGATCAACAGACTTGGAAATGGACATGCCACGGCTACCCATATCACGAACATTCAGCATCGGAAGAAGATCGAAGGTCGAAAGTCGATGCTAACTGTGCCATTGATGACCAGAACAACCTCCATCACTCACACATGCACAACAGAAATTGCAATGAGAAG GTGGCACCAGTGAGACCGATGCCATTCTCTGAAGATTCAGTGATCTTTGAATTACAAGATGGCAGG CTAGCTTCTGACTGA
- the LOC121975167 gene encoding uncharacterized protein LOC121975167 isoform X1, giving the protein MMPGLAISLLLLATCAMSQMMSVSSWCPRQSETKFVQKTNKFWEFEEQRNTWVEISLPYDLISCVDDNCSKVASIVDMDQKQSGLASQDEPEDHDAALPLRRRISLTRMSEASVWVTGQSGSIFERFWNGVKWVIAPHELPGPTARAISVFIVNQTILALSEAGQLYQLQVNENSQPIWIEFMFASLESGRTEEELSSNVQIKSGVVSHDGERLYLSTVTGTLLEISEFHPLRWEDHGRPQGGDNSAIADTGALRPGIVFTISSSGNLYEFDKGSKPSWKKHIWSDPSVNQTSLETTGGCALHGLAGAHSSSLFLLTKEGLLVERRLHKRKWKWEVHGAPKGHHLSAFTNVQRSELNEKSYSLFVTTTTGCVFEYQLSSHPGGGSNWHRIEGTWENHAHPNNAKIARGVPGIETQSGRIIFALDDGRLGELHLPGHGGEASGPTQLSSLRRRTSHKYEWSLLDSPETEGWNAEYCTDERGPFNCMLGTKAVISNFKLRKVEEHQHYIPLSKHKASRIESSNFLTSSIDKNFRMRLMYPDKSFFLITDTGLTFEYLYTDRDWIWLRHEHIEAIRGAVGSYNGSLFLVDANGNLLIRERTTNELSWINCTAMRKGRQVVTGAPWDVTIGRAHKATIEDSLFFVSKKGRLMQFMVSLRKFQWKDCHSPPDTKIAFIVDQEIFRKNIIFVVGHNGGLYQYNRITELWHKHYQSPHLVLSGAPGTAIRPSALALAGSIFMISEAGGLVEYNWDSLGGWEWVEHGTPYRDVLLVGAPGPCFDGTQLFLIGSDGQVYRRHSDQQTWKWTCHGYPYHEHSASEEDRRSKVDANCAIDDQNNLHHSHMHNRNCNEKVAPVRPMPFSEDSVIFELQDGRLAELRRSLRTELATEEGWEWVRIIGTPTSSCLRDGYWTTMAS; this is encoded by the exons ATGATGCCTGGTTTGGCCATCAGTCTCCTCCTCCTGGCAACATGTGCCATGTCTCAGATGATGTCTGTTTCTTCATGGTGCCCGAGACAATCAGAAACAAAATTTGTACAGAAAACCAACAAGTTTTGGGAGTTCGAGGAGCAAAGGAACACCTGGGTGGAGATCAGTCTGCCTTATGATCTCATCTCCTGTGTCGATGATAACTGCAGCAAAGTTGCATCCATTGTGGACATGGACCAGAAGCAATCTGGGCTTGCGTCTCAAGACGAGCCAGAGGACCATGATGCTGCTCTGCCTCTAAGAAGAAGAATCTCCCTAACCAGGATGTCAGAGGCATCTGTTTGGGTGACAGGGCAGAGCGGATCGATCTTCGAGAGGTTCTGGAATGGTGTGAAGTGGGTGATTGCTCCACATGAACTCCCAGGTCCAACTGCTAGAGCTATTTCAGTTTTCATAGTCAATCAGACTATTCTTGCTCTATCAGAAGCAGGGCAGCTATATCAG CTGCAAGTGAATGAGAATTCTCAGCCGATTTGGATCGAGTTTATGTTTGCGTCTCTAGAAAGTGGAAGAACTGAAGAGGAGTTGAGTTCAAATGTTCAGATCAAGTCTGGTGTTGTATCCCATGATGGAGA GAGGCTTTACTTGTCGACAGTAACTGGGACCTTGTTAGAGATCAGTGAGTTCCATCCCTTGAG GTGGGAGGATCATGGTCGACCGCAAGGCGGAGATAATTCGGCTATAGCAGACACAGGGGCTCTCAGACCAGGCATTGTTTTCACAATAAG CTCTAGTGGAAACTTGTACGAGTTCGACAAGGGGTCGAAGCCATCATGGAAGAAACACATTTGGAGTGACCCTTCTGTCAATCAAACTTCTTTGGAGACAACAGGAGGGTGTGCTTTACATGGCCTAGCAGGAGCACACTCATCATCTCTATTTCTGTTAACTAAG GAGGGCCTTTTGGTAGAGCGGCGATTGCACAAAAGGAAGTGGAAGTGGGAAGTCCATGGAGCTCCTAAGGGACATCACCTGAGTGCTTTCACAAATGTTCAACGAAGTGAACTAAATGAGAAGTCATATTCATTGTTTGTTACCACAACAACCGGCTGTGTGTTTGAGTATCAGCTTAGTAGCCATCCAG GAGGTGGCAGTAACTGGCACAGAATTGAAGGGACTTGGGAAAATCATGCGCATCCAAACAATGCCAAGATTGCAAGAGGAGTGCCAGGCATAGAGACACAGAGTGGGAGGATAATTTTCGCACTGGATGATGGTCGACTAGGGGAGCTCCATTTGCCTGGACACGGAGGTGAAGCGTCTGGTCCAACTCAATTGAGCAGTTTAAGAAGGAGAACTTCACACAAGTATGAATGGTCTCTCTTAGATAGCCCCGAAACCGAAGGATGGAACGCTGAGTATTGCACCGATGAGCGTGGACCATTCAATTGTATGTTGGGAACAAAAGCTGTGATATCAAACTTTAAACTGCGAAAAGTGGAAGAACACCAGCACTATATACCTCTGAGCAAACACAAAGCTAGCCGGATCGAATCCTCCAATTTTCTAACAAGTAGCATTGATAAGAACTTCCGAATGCGACTGATGTACCCTGATAAGTCCTTTTTTCTGATAACAGACACAGGCTTGACTTTTGAGTATCTATATACAGACAGGGATTGGATATGGCTAAGGCATGAACATATAGAAGCTATAAGAGGGGCAGTAGGAAGCTACAATGGTAGTTTATTTCTAGTCGATGCGAACGGAAACTTGCTAATCAGAGAAAGAACTACAAATGAACTGTCATGGATCAACTGCACTGCCATGAGAAAGGGAAGGCAGGTAGTGACAGGAGCTCCATGGGATGTAACAATCGGTAGAGCTCACAAAGCGACGATCGAAGATAGTCTCTTCTTTGTTAGCAAGAAAGGGAGGTTGATGCAGTTCATGGTCTCGCTACGAAAATTCCAGTGGAAAGATTGCCACAGTCCTCCTGATACCAAAATTGCATTCATTGTGGATCAAGAAATTTTCAGGAAGAACATCATATTTGTTGTTGGGCACAATGGTGGCCTATATCAGTACAACAGAATCACAGAGCTATGGCACAAACACTACCAGTCCCCTCATTTAGTCCTCTCAGGAGCCCCTGGCACGGCAATCAGACCGTCTGCACTAGCATTAGCCGGCTCGATATTTATGATTTCGGAGGCTGGAGGATTGGTCGAGTACAATTGGGACTCACTGGGCGGATGGGAGTGGGTCGAGCACGGGACACCGTATCGAGACGTGTTGCTTGTTGGTGCACCAGGTCCATGTTTTGATGGCACTCAGTTGTTCCTCATTGGATCAGATGGCCAGGTTTACAGAAGACATAGTGATCAACAGACTTGGAAATGGACATGCCACGGCTACCCATATCACGAACATTCAGCATCGGAAGAAGATCGAAGGTCGAAAGTCGATGCTAACTGTGCCATTGATGACCAGAACAACCTCCATCACTCACACATGCACAACAGAAATTGCAATGAGAAG GTGGCACCAGTGAGACCGATGCCATTCTCTGAAGATTCAGTGATCTTTGAATTACAAGATGGCAGG CTAGCAGAACTGAGGAGGTCACTGAGGACAGAATTAGCAACAGAAGAAGGCTGGGAATGGGTGCGTATCATCGGCACGCCGACAAGCTCCTGCCTCAGAGATGGTTACTGGACTACCATGGCCTCATAA